The genome window GATATTCGTGAAAATATGTTGTTTGGACAACATCATCTGGGTGATTCTGGGCATGGCCCGTCTAACTCGGTTGATGGTTTGCCTGATGATGCTGAAATTTGTGGCTGTAATGGCGTCTGTAAAGGTGACATTGTGCAGGCGATTTCAAAACATGGCTTGTTTACTTTGGATGAAGTTAAAGCCCATACCAAAGCATCAGCGTCTTGTGGATCATGTACAGGTTTAGTTGAACAGTTACTGGCATCTACTCTGGGCAGTGACTTTAATGACACACCCAGCAAGAAGCCAATGTGTGGCTGCACGGATTTGTCGCATGCTGAAGTCAAAGCCGCGATTATTGAAAAATCACTGAAAAACATTCCAGATTTGATGTCTGCACTTGAGTGGAAAACAGAAGATGGCTGCCACTCCTGTCGTCCTGCCTTGAATTACTACATGTTAAGTAGCTGGCCAAATGAGTATCAGGATGATCCTCAGTCACGTTTCATTAATGAACGTGTGCATGCCAATATTCAGAAAGACGGCACCTATTCGGTAGTACCCAGAATTTGGGGTGGGGTAACCAATCCAAGAGAGTTGCGTGCCATTGCAGATATTTCCGAAAAATACAATGTACCCACAGTCAAAATAACCGGTGGTCAACGAATCGATCTTCTCGGTATAAAGAAAGAAGACTTACCCAAAATGTGGGCAGATCTGAGTGATGCTGGTTTTGTTTCTGGTCATGCCTACGGTAAGTCCCTGCGGACAGTCAAAACCTGTGTTGGATCAGAATGGTGTCGTTTCGGCACGCAAGATTCTACCGGCCTGGGTATTAAAGCTGAAAAAATGACATGGGGAAGCTGGACACCTCATAAATTCAAGATTGCCGTATCTGGCTGTCCACGTAACTGTGCAGAAGCAACTATCAAAGACTTCGGTATTGTCTGTGTTGATTCTGGCTACGAACTTCATGTTGGTGGTAACGGTGGGATTAAAGTCCGGGCAACAGACTTTCTCACCAAAGTTGCCACCGAAGAAGAAGCCTTGGAATATTGCGCGGCCTTTATGCAGTTATATCGTGAAGAAGCTCACTATTTAGAACGTACCGCACCTTGGATTGAGCGTGTTGGTTTGAAACATGTGACTTCAGCTGTGGTGGATGATGAAGTGAATCGTAAGCGGTTGGCTGAGCGTTTCCATGAATCACAAAAGAATGCACAGGTCGATCCTTGGGCTGAGCACGCTGCCAAATACAAAGATAACTATATCCCGATTAAACAAGTAGTGTAGAGGTAACTATGAGCTGGACTGAAGTTGGCCCCTTGGTCGATATTCCGAAAAAAGGATCACGTGTACTCGTGACAGCCGAGGGTGATGTGGCGGTATTTCGCACCTCAGGTGATCAGATATTTGCCTTATTTGATCAGTGCCCCCATAAAAAAGGGCCGTTATCTCAGGGGATTGTTTACGATAACCGTGTGGCCTGTCCTTTGCATAACTGGGTTATTGATATGAATAGTGGCGAAGCTACTGGTCCTGATGAAGGCTGTACCCGCACATTTGAGACAAAAATTGAAAACGGTACGGTTTTTATTTCTCTGTAATCTGATAAAGAGTCTCTAATTTTGGCTGAACAACAAACGACAACAAAGACGACTTGTCCTTACTGCGGTGTGGGGTGTGGTGTTTTAGCAACCCCACTTGAAACTGGCACAGTACAAATTGAAGGTGATGCAGAACATCCTGCCAATTTAGGCCGTTTATGTTCTAAGGGATCGGCACTAGGCGACACTCTCGATTTGGGTAACCGTTTGCTACACCCCAAAGTTGATGGCAAGCGAGTCTCGTGGGAGCAAGCCATAACATCAGTGGCTAGAGGCTTTAGTGAGATCATTGCTAAACACGGTCCAGAGTCTGTGGCGTTTTATGTGTCGGGCCAAGTGTTAACAGAAGATTACTATACGGCGAATAAATTGATGAAAGGGTTTATTGGTGGCGCGAACATCGACACCAATTCACGGCTGTGTATGTCATCAGCGGTGGCGGCTTACAAGCGAGCCTTTGGCAGTGACACAGTGCCCTGTAGTTATGAAGATATTGAATTAGCTGATCTTGTCGTGTTGACTGGTTCTAACTTAGCCTGGTGTCATCCTGTGATTTATCAGCGGTTGAAGCAAGCGAAAGAAGATCGCCCAGAAATGAAAGTTGTGGTGATTGACCCTCGTAAAACAGCCACTTGTGATATTGCTGATTTACATTTGCCAGTGCGGCCAGGCTCTGATGCCACATTGTTTAATGGTTTGTTGCACTATCTAAAAAAGAAGATTATCTGGATCTTGAGTTTCTTGAAGCGCATACCGAAGGCTTTGCCTCGGCAACGTCAGTAGCAAAAGCATCCGCTGGCTCCATTCCTCAAGTGGCCGCTGTCACAGAGTTACAAGAGCAGGACATCGTTAAGTTTTATCAGTTGTTTGCCTCAACCGAAAAAGTCGTGACAGTGTATTCCCAAGGGATCAATCAGTCGACGACAGGAACTGACAAATGTAACAGTATTATCAACTGTCATCTTGCCACTGGGCGTATTGGTCAGCCAGGCATGGGGCCGTTTTCGTTTACAGGTCAGCCCAATGCTATGGGCGGGCGAGAAGTGGGCGGCTTAAGTAATCAGTTAGCCGCGCATATGGAAATTACTAATCCTGAACATCATGATCGAGTGGCACGCTTCTGGAAAGCAGATAATTTAGCCACAGAAAATGGCGCCAAAGCCATTGATATGTTTGAGCAGATTGCCAGTGGCAAAATCAAAGCTATCTGGATTATGGCGACGAATCCCGTTGTGAGTCTGCCTGATGCCGATAAGGTCAAAGACGCATTGAAAAAATGTGAATTGGTGGTCGTGTCTGAATGTGAGGAGAATACCGATACCACAGCGTTAGCTGATATTTTGTTACCCGCCGCAGCCTGGGGTGAGAAAGACGGTGTGGTAACCAATTCAGAAAGACGAATTAGCCGTCAGCGCTCATTCTTGCCCTTGCCGGGGGAAGCGAAACCTGACTGGTGGATTATTACTCAGCTCGCCAGGAAAATGGGATTTGAGACTGCTTTTCCATTTGAAAAATCGGCCGATGTGTTTAGAGAACATGCCCAACTGTCAGCCTTTGAAAATAATGGTGTACGTGACTTTAATATTGCCGGGCTAGCCGATATAAGTGATGAGGGCTACGACAATCTGATTCCCATACAGTGGCCAGTCATCAATAAAGCTGATAAAGGTACTGCCAGATTATTTAGCGATAAGCAGTTTTTTACCCCTTCAGGCAAAGCCAGAATGATCAGTGTTGAACCTAAGCTGCCTTATCATCAGGTATCAGATGAATATCCCTTAGTTTTAAATACGGGTCGTATTCGTGATCAATGGCATACCATGACACGGACAGGTAGAGCCGTCAGATTGAACGCCCATATTCCGGAGCCGATGGTTCAGGTTCATCCGCTGGATGCAGCGAATTTCCATCTAGTGGATGGTTCACTGGCAGAAATAAAGAGTCGTTGGGGGAGATGATAGTCCGGGTTGTGGTAACCGATGAGCAACGGCCGGGCAGTATTTTTGTCCCCATCCATTGGAGTGATCAGTACGCTTCAATGGCACGGGTTGATGCGTTAGTTGCTGCTGTTTATGACCCTATCTCTGGTCAGCCTGAGTCGAAACATACCCCTGTCAGCATACGCGCCTATAAACCTGTTTGGCATGGCTTTATTTTGTCGCGGCACCCCATCACGGTCAAAGATGCCAACTACTGGGTGAAAGTGCGTGGTGCTGAATTCTGGCGTTATGAGATTGCTGGTCAGCATGCATTAGATGAGCCGGCTAAATGGGCACAACGACACTTAGGGGAAGAGGGCGAATGGCTTGATTTTATTGATGCCAAAGCGGGACGTTATCGAGCTGGACAAATTAAACGTAACAGGCTGGAAGGCGTTGTTTTCATCGCGCCAAGTCATGATTTGCCTGCGCGTTCCTGGTTATCCCAGTTATTTAGTTTAAGCAGTCTGTCGGATGCTGACAGATACAGTTTGCTGGTCGGCCAACCCAGCCAGGGACAAAAAGATGCAGGACAAATTGTTTGCTCATGTTTTGGTGTAGGTCAGAATACCATCAATGAAGCTATTCATTCCGGTCATGTTAATTCTGTGGATGAGATTGGTAAAAAACTGAAAGCCGGCACAAATTGTGGGTCTTGTGTGCCTGAGTTAAAACAATTATTAGCGCGCTAATGGTGAGTACTACCTTATTTAGAATACTGTCTGTCTGCAATGAAGCAGCTGAGGTGAAGTCGTTACATGGTTGATTTTAAAGCCAGTTATTTATCAATAGTGGCTTAATTTGCAGAGGAAAAAAGAATGCCAAAACTAAAAAAGCTAAGCGTGATGTCGTTACTGAGTACAGGACTGGCGAGTATCGCTTTGCTACCTGCTACAGTCGTGGCAAATGACAGCTTTTACGAAGCTTTAACGGGGGGCAAGGTCAGTTTTTCAGCCCGCTTACGGTATGAGTCGGTTGATCAGGATAATAGTTTAAAAGATACCGATGCTGTCACCTTACGTACAACTTTAGGTTACAAGACAGGTGATTTCCATGGCTTTGGTGCCTTTCTTGAACTCGAAGATGTGTCGGATTTGGCAGGCAATTATGAAGAGTACCCACAAACAGCAGTTAAAAAGTACTCAGTTATAGCCGATCCGAATGGCACAGAAGTCAACCAGGCTTATCTGAGTTATAACGGTTTTAATACAGAGGTGAAGTTAGGTAGACAAGAGCTGACCTATCGCGATGCACCATTTCATCGTTTTATCGGTAATGTGCTTTGGCGTCAAAATCATCAATCCTTTGATGCTGTGAGTCTAAGCAATACATCTATTCAAGATTTTAAATTAAGTTATGCCTATATCAACAAGGTGAATACGATCTTTGGCGATGATTTGACGGCTGGTTTGATAGATGATGGGGTGATTGATATGGATAGTCACCTGTTTAATGTGCAATATTCAGGCTTATCCATTGGCAAATTAGAAGCCTACAGTTATTTGCTGGATTATGAAGATGCGGCTAAAGATAACGCCAACGCAACAGCAACTTATGGTGTGAGATTATCCGGTGCTAAACCAGTTAATGAAGATTTTGCAGCTATTTATACAGCGGAGTATGCAACACAACATGACTATGCCGATGGCAAAATGGACCCTCAGGATTACTACTTATTCGAACTCGGTGGTAAATATCAAGGTTGGTTAGCAAAGCTATCTTATGAAGTGCAAGAGGGTGATGGCACCTATAGTTTTAAAACACCTTTAGGGACGAACCATGCTTTTCAAGGCTGGGCTGATGTCTTTTTAACCACGCCAAACGCAGGTCTTATTGATACTTATTTCACCGTCGTGGGTAATGTGGCAGGTGCAAAACTGATTGCGGTGTACCATGATTTTGAAACGTATAAAGGCAGCCTTGATGCGGGTAATGAGTTTGATGTGATGTTGCAAAAAACCTTTATGGAACATTACACGCTAGGTATCTCTTATGCCGACTACAATGCCGACAAAGAATTCGGTGGGATGGATACGGATAAATTCTGGTTATACGGACAGCTAAAGTTCTAAAAAATACTCCTCATTGAGCCGGGCACTGCCCGGCTTTTTTTGCCTGTTTAATCTGCACCAGAATTGTTCATCAGTCCTATCAATAACACCATTTTGAAGCAGTTTATGTACCACTTAAATTTCTAAGTGTCTGTATTTGAATAAGTATTTTTTTGGCACACCTTATGCAGTTTATTACCTGAGTCCACTAATGCAAGGAGCATGTCATGGGATATTTTGTTGACTTAATGATGGTAGTGAAAGAAGTAGTGAAGTTGATTTTTATGGTAATGATTTCGCCTTTAGGGATTATGGCAGGCTATCTCGCAACCTGGGAATGACACCGTTCTAGCTAATTTCACTGGAGAACAAAGATGTATCCATTGATCATCGGTGGCGTAGTTGTCACTGGCATGCTTTTTATCGTTTATAAACTGCTGTCTGAGCGTTATCAGCTCAGACAGCGAGTTAAACGAGGCATATTACTAACCAACCATTTACGGTTGGTGGTTGAACATTGCCAAAAACATCGTGGCACAAGCAATGCGGTAGTCAGTGGGAATGAGAAATTATTGCCACAAATGATTCAGTTACAGAATGATATCGACAATCTGATTGGTAGTGATATGAGTCAATCACTATCAGATTTTCCTCAATGGCAATCTTTCATAGAGCATTGGCCAAGGCTTAAACAGCACGCTTTGGCTAGGGATCTGACGCCACAGAATATTGTCAGACAGCATAGTCTGATGATCGATGGTCAGCTCATGCTGCTGGATGAGGTCATGAGAGCATACGATTTACATCGATTGATGCTCGACTCATGTACACGGGTTTCCGAAATTTGTATTGATACTTTACGAGTTGCAGAGACTCTCGGCTACACAAGAGCAATCGGATCAGGTG of Methylophaga marina contains these proteins:
- the nirB gene encoding nitrite reductase large subunit NirB is translated as MREKLVLIGNGMAGVRTLEELLKLAPDKYDITVFGEEPYGNYNRIMLSPVLAGEKTIDEIMINDLQWYEDNNIKLLSGKKVTRIDRLNRVVTADDGSTENYDRLLLATGSRPFMLPIPGSDLKGVISFRDIADVDTMLETAKIHKKAVVIGGGLLGLEAANGLMIQGMDVSVVHISDVLMNQQLDKPASDLMLEELRGKGLTFLMEHQTEAIIGRDRVEKLRFKDGSEIDADLVVMAVGIRPNIELASSAGIHCDRGIVVDDTMQTFDPRIYAVGECVQHRSQTFGLVAPLFEQAKVCSNHLAQMGIARYISSVTSTKLKVTGIDLFSAGDFLGDDDTEDLVFKDAARKVYKKLVIKDNQLVGAVLYGDTVDGAWYFQLMRDGTDISDIRENMLFGQHHLGDSGHGPSNSVDGLPDDAEICGCNGVCKGDIVQAISKHGLFTLDEVKAHTKASASCGSCTGLVEQLLASTLGSDFNDTPSKKPMCGCTDLSHAEVKAAIIEKSLKNIPDLMSALEWKTEDGCHSCRPALNYYMLSSWPNEYQDDPQSRFINERVHANIQKDGTYSVVPRIWGGVTNPRELRAIADISEKYNVPTVKITGGQRIDLLGIKKEDLPKMWADLSDAGFVSGHAYGKSLRTVKTCVGSEWCRFGTQDSTGLGIKAEKMTWGSWTPHKFKIAVSGCPRNCAEATIKDFGIVCVDSGYELHVGGNGGIKVRATDFLTKVATEEEALEYCAAFMQLYREEAHYLERTAPWIERVGLKHVTSAVVDDEVNRKRLAERFHESQKNAQVDPWAEHAAKYKDNYIPIKQVV
- a CDS encoding (2Fe-2S)-binding protein, translated to MARVDALVAAVYDPISGQPESKHTPVSIRAYKPVWHGFILSRHPITVKDANYWVKVRGAEFWRYEIAGQHALDEPAKWAQRHLGEEGEWLDFIDAKAGRYRAGQIKRNRLEGVVFIAPSHDLPARSWLSQLFSLSSLSDADRYSLLVGQPSQGQKDAGQIVCSCFGVGQNTINEAIHSGHVNSVDEIGKKLKAGTNCGSCVPELKQLLAR
- a CDS encoding alginate export family protein gives rise to the protein MPKLKKLSVMSLLSTGLASIALLPATVVANDSFYEALTGGKVSFSARLRYESVDQDNSLKDTDAVTLRTTLGYKTGDFHGFGAFLELEDVSDLAGNYEEYPQTAVKKYSVIADPNGTEVNQAYLSYNGFNTEVKLGRQELTYRDAPFHRFIGNVLWRQNHQSFDAVSLSNTSIQDFKLSYAYINKVNTIFGDDLTAGLIDDGVIDMDSHLFNVQYSGLSIGKLEAYSYLLDYEDAAKDNANATATYGVRLSGAKPVNEDFAAIYTAEYATQHDYADGKMDPQDYYLFELGGKYQGWLAKLSYEVQEGDGTYSFKTPLGTNHAFQGWADVFLTTPNAGLIDTYFTVVGNVAGAKLIAVYHDFETYKGSLDAGNEFDVMLQKTFMEHYTLGISYADYNADKEFGGMDTDKFWLYGQLKF
- a CDS encoding molybdopterin-dependent oxidoreductase, whose amino-acid sequence is MAEQQTTTKTTCPYCGVGCGVLATPLETGTVQIEGDAEHPANLGRLCSKGSALGDTLDLGNRLLHPKVDGKRVSWEQAITSVARGFSEIIAKHGPESVAFYVSGQVLTEDYYTANKLMKGFIGGANIDTNSRLCMSSAVAAYKRAFGSDTVPCSYEDIELADLVVLTGSNLAWCHPVIYQRLKQAKEDRPEMKVVVIDPRKTATCDIADLHLPVRPGSDATLFNGLLHYLKKKIIWILSFLKRIPKALPRQRQ
- a CDS encoding nitrate- and nitrite sensing domain-containing protein, giving the protein MYPLIIGGVVVTGMLFIVYKLLSERYQLRQRVKRGILLTNHLRLVVEHCQKHRGTSNAVVSGNEKLLPQMIQLQNDIDNLIGSDMSQSLSDFPQWQSFIEHWPRLKQHALARDLTPQNIVRQHSLMIDGQLMLLDEVMRAYDLHRLMLDSCTRVSEICIDTLRVAETLGYTRAIGSGVCARGTCLAADRILLEFLRISVKTTSERLLSEVKLINNTDLTSSLETSSTAIRQQIDALLEMVDKRVLQRGQLKLDSHEYFTLSTRAIDEVLKIFSIIIQYASKQHTRMI
- the nirD gene encoding nitrite reductase small subunit NirD gives rise to the protein MSWTEVGPLVDIPKKGSRVLVTAEGDVAVFRTSGDQIFALFDQCPHKKGPLSQGIVYDNRVACPLHNWVIDMNSGEATGPDEGCTRTFETKIENGTVFISL